One region of Yersinia bercovieri ATCC 43970 genomic DNA includes:
- a CDS encoding DUF3761 domain-containing protein yields the protein MCINRMLSILVLLSTVLIIGPVNAAQTKATAAVDPASAANLVQDPNGIKPTVKSPRKPRTNASEAEVSGLPATVKVPASTRKSHSSVFSAETTPAIPPPITVKPTTPAIPPPVTVKPTTPATPLPATVKPTASTPSVPRVATSPASGNIPSGATARCQDGTYSYSQQHSGACSRHKGVDSWLQQ from the coding sequence ATGTGTATAAACAGAATGTTATCTATCTTGGTTTTGTTGTCTACAGTACTTATTATCGGCCCGGTTAATGCCGCTCAGACTAAAGCTACTGCAGCAGTCGATCCGGCATCGGCAGCGAATTTAGTTCAAGATCCTAATGGTATTAAGCCCACAGTAAAATCGCCACGCAAACCACGAACCAATGCGAGTGAAGCGGAAGTCTCGGGATTGCCAGCAACAGTGAAAGTACCTGCATCAACACGTAAATCTCACTCTTCTGTGTTCTCGGCAGAAACGACTCCCGCTATTCCACCGCCGATAACAGTGAAGCCAACGACTCCCGCTATTCCACCGCCAGTAACAGTGAAGCCAACGACTCCCGCGACCCCACTGCCGGCAACAGTGAAGCCAACGGCATCGACACCATCTGTTCCTCGTGTGGCTACATCGCCAGCGTCAGGCAATATTCCATCAGGTGCCACTGCGCGTTGTCAGGATGGTACTTATAGTTATAGCCAACAGCATAGTGGAGCTTGCTCCCGCCATAAGGGCGTGGATAGTTGGTTACAGCAATAG
- a CDS encoding Dabb family protein — translation MDFQPVEVQNAAPVTKQAILIRERQAVGNAVFTRGDYKPGEVKHIVLFRYAEFVSPDKRRQLMEDFLALQHLALREGKPYIVSITTGKQASGEGVAGGFEQGFIVTFRSQGDRNYYVGTPVVTSPTFYDAAHQNFKNQVGPFLAKKQGVLVFDFISGD, via the coding sequence ATGGATTTTCAGCCAGTTGAAGTACAAAATGCTGCGCCGGTAACGAAGCAGGCCATATTGATCCGTGAGCGACAGGCGGTGGGCAATGCGGTATTTACTCGAGGAGATTATAAGCCGGGTGAGGTTAAGCACATTGTATTATTCCGTTACGCTGAATTTGTCAGCCCAGATAAACGACGTCAACTGATGGAAGATTTTCTGGCGTTGCAACATTTGGCACTGCGAGAAGGTAAACCTTATATCGTCTCGATAACCACAGGTAAGCAAGCGAGTGGTGAGGGGGTTGCAGGGGGCTTTGAACAAGGATTTATCGTGACCTTCCGCTCTCAAGGGGATCGCAATTATTACGTGGGTACTCCCGTGGTTACCTCGCCCACATTTTATGATGCAGCACACCAAAACTTCAAAAATCAGGTAGGCCCATTTTTGGCGAAAAAGCAGGGGGTGCTGGTATTTGATTTTATCAGCGGAGATTGA
- a CDS encoding autoinducer binding domain-containing protein, translating into MLISKYNPESFNRIDVSEETLQQISNYITLNTGFSFFSFVIREIYPITESRIYTFDNYNDSWRTLYEKNKLWKIDPVIFYKPMPQLEYAVWDSLFFKGHEEIWAYGVEYGYQSGITFGMPLPQGYHSILSLSNMSHSITPKEISLAQSYFSKICVKIINSIILNAESPITFNKNNITLTKRELMILMFSVDGMTSHEIAGKIFISKSTVDFHMLNIIKKLNCKNKFQAISKALIMGLI; encoded by the coding sequence ATGCTTATATCAAAATATAATCCAGAGTCCTTTAATAGAATTGATGTATCAGAGGAAACTCTACAACAAATAAGTAATTACATAACATTAAATACGGGATTTTCATTCTTTTCTTTTGTGATAAGAGAAATATACCCGATAACGGAATCACGTATATATACATTTGATAATTATAATGACTCATGGAGAACGCTATATGAGAAAAATAAATTATGGAAAATAGATCCCGTGATTTTTTACAAACCAATGCCACAACTAGAATATGCGGTCTGGGATAGTCTTTTTTTCAAAGGACATGAAGAGATCTGGGCCTATGGTGTAGAGTATGGTTACCAGAGTGGTATTACATTTGGCATGCCACTCCCACAGGGTTACCATAGCATTCTATCACTTTCAAATATGAGTCACTCAATAACGCCAAAAGAAATATCACTCGCACAATCCTATTTTTCAAAAATCTGTGTGAAAATAATAAACTCAATAATTCTGAACGCTGAAAGCCCGATAACATTCAACAAAAACAATATCACCTTAACCAAACGGGAATTAATGATACTTATGTTTAGTGTTGATGGAATGACTTCTCATGAAATAGCAGGTAAAATATTCATATCAAAAAGCACCGTCGATTTTCATATGTTAAATATTATAAAAAAACTCAACTGCAAAAATAAATTCCAGGCCATTTCAAAAGCACTGATCATGGGATTGATATAA
- a CDS encoding YidB family protein — translation MGDSNLLSELLSADPQTGNLSIQNIVSWVELHGGVKGITEKFNQNGLGDIVKDVGGQNGQPIISDGHIQQVFGQEEIGRLATQLGIDPQATTAMLSRSLPALMAQIPGNGSIAKSGVLNVILRFFKRT, via the coding sequence ATGGGTGACAGTAATTTATTGAGTGAGCTGCTTTCCGCGGACCCGCAAACAGGGAATTTGAGTATACAAAATATCGTCAGCTGGGTTGAATTACATGGCGGAGTGAAAGGAATTACCGAAAAATTCAATCAGAATGGACTCGGAGATATTGTTAAGGATGTCGGCGGGCAGAATGGACAGCCAATAATATCCGATGGACATATACAGCAGGTATTTGGTCAGGAAGAGATAGGTCGATTGGCGACGCAATTAGGCATTGATCCACAGGCTACCACCGCTATGCTGAGTCGATCTTTACCTGCGTTAATGGCCCAAATTCCTGGTAATGGATCTATTGCTAAATCAGGGGTTTTGAATGTGATATTACGTTTTTTCAAACGCACGTAA
- a CDS encoding RCC1 domain-containing protein — translation MKNKLRSFFENRADEAPLAPIMVDQKNFAGLNKATLSDPTSNLTVRIILTPAVKQGTVVALFWSKAGDEDNAQDITFTPNIISADDKKVAYKDILVDTAQLDIVDGNTTVFYTLATALGGNVEKSLSAEFLVKTTVPGGFDTDPATPNVNESLFAPDVNQKNVDKDNIGNVFATIKAYKNMTIGDKVTLSWAGVQDSIYEIKASDLNNPIVIPVSEGVIKKAGDYSEAIIRYEIRDTVNNWSLWSLSTMVSIDLEESIFTAPYAQEAVDSVITIDKLNQKDVHIIIPVYTGIKLGDIVTLKWSGAQLLPADMVHTLAGSEHKYGYVFIIPFSQIRNMGGETVTIYYDVNGKKSQKINLTINGNSATLGAPTAPQAKSGILDLNNVPATDNFLVQLDRNVNLVAEDLVTLYVSGTTSEGEYFDLFNLPHPVTAPEVGKILTIAIAQDKITMMAGGSLVITYTVTGKTSEDISLSYPLELMLLPLNNNLPAPTITEMVNPGILNPMDADANGAVHVRIGSYPNKARKDGIQCYWRGEVNYDPEDIITKNGVDDNFFIIPKDIVQQSIGGWIEVHYVVDDILGDEYVSNSLLFQVTEELPAPTVDQAVGNTITLGQVPASGATVTIPAGAKLKESDVVTLRWTGTGPTDSTEDIHQVTNIESGQPLTLTIKYDYIAASKGELITVDYIIRRANGGMQFFSPKNSYNVVSVPVSGKLKVMGARTSPGASYSFGNVNSKYITALSSDTNKYLDGAEWQYAGDSNWKPGARFRDVSPERVLRVRTANDSVTLSACNVAGNGVTVDPAFAVRRNNGHIIAWGSAALGGTISSTFLTLDDVVFVAAAETAFAALRSTGNVVSWGQAPYGAISDSIANLGDITQIAASGFAFAALRKNGSVVAWGGDATLGGVVPGGIASLTNITKVVGGERGFVAFLKTGGIVSWGALALPAEIQQFTDIIDVQSALGSFVALRKNNTVVGWGNVIPQIIAARTDIVELMASTNNSYVAKCSNGALVAWGGYGGVIPADIVGFTDIVDVVSTANTYIALRNNGTVVAWGNDTTVVNGIAAQAAMLDDIVQVCATGSAVAVLRKNGMVVTWGNSAYGGNSMSVQSLLTDVCALYSTSTAFLALTKDNRVVTWGDPTGGGTAAQYSHILLSSYPMR, via the coding sequence ATGAAAAATAAGCTAAGATCATTTTTTGAAAATAGAGCTGATGAAGCACCATTAGCACCTATTATGGTAGATCAGAAAAATTTTGCCGGTCTAAACAAGGCAACTCTTTCTGATCCAACCAGTAATCTCACGGTTAGAATAATCCTTACTCCTGCGGTGAAGCAGGGGACCGTAGTCGCTTTATTTTGGAGTAAGGCGGGTGATGAAGATAATGCTCAAGATATTACCTTTACTCCCAATATAATCAGTGCTGATGATAAGAAAGTCGCTTACAAGGATATATTGGTTGATACTGCACAGCTTGATATTGTTGATGGGAATACAACGGTATTTTATACTCTTGCCACCGCCTTAGGCGGTAATGTTGAAAAATCACTGTCTGCTGAATTTTTGGTAAAAACAACAGTACCCGGAGGGTTCGATACTGATCCGGCTACGCCTAATGTAAATGAATCATTATTTGCCCCAGATGTTAATCAGAAAAACGTGGATAAGGATAACATTGGTAATGTTTTCGCTACTATTAAAGCTTACAAGAATATGACTATAGGTGACAAAGTAACATTAAGCTGGGCCGGAGTTCAAGATTCTATATATGAGATAAAAGCGTCTGATTTAAATAATCCTATCGTCATTCCTGTTAGTGAGGGTGTAATTAAAAAGGCGGGGGACTATAGCGAAGCAATAATAAGATACGAAATAAGAGATACTGTAAATAACTGGTCTTTATGGTCGCTTTCTACCATGGTTTCCATTGATCTCGAAGAGAGTATTTTTACCGCTCCATATGCTCAAGAGGCTGTCGATAGTGTTATTACTATTGATAAATTGAACCAAAAAGATGTTCATATAATTATCCCTGTTTATACCGGGATAAAATTAGGTGATATAGTCACTTTAAAATGGAGCGGGGCACAATTATTGCCCGCGGATATGGTGCATACTCTTGCCGGTTCTGAACATAAGTATGGCTATGTTTTCATTATTCCTTTCTCACAAATTCGTAATATGGGGGGGGAAACAGTCACCATCTATTATGACGTGAATGGTAAAAAATCCCAAAAAATCAATCTGACCATCAATGGTAACTCTGCGACACTTGGCGCACCTACTGCGCCACAAGCTAAATCTGGGATACTCGACCTCAACAACGTACCGGCAACAGATAACTTCCTGGTGCAACTGGATAGAAATGTCAATCTGGTGGCCGAAGATCTAGTGACACTATATGTGAGTGGCACTACATCAGAGGGAGAATATTTTGATCTGTTCAATCTGCCTCATCCGGTTACGGCACCCGAAGTAGGCAAAATACTCACTATAGCCATTGCCCAGGATAAGATAACTATGATGGCGGGGGGCAGTTTGGTTATTACCTATACGGTAACAGGCAAAACGAGTGAAGATATCTCATTATCTTATCCTTTAGAATTGATGTTATTGCCATTAAATAACAATTTGCCAGCCCCCACTATTACAGAAATGGTTAATCCAGGAATACTGAACCCGATGGATGCTGATGCTAACGGGGCGGTGCATGTTCGTATTGGGAGTTATCCAAACAAGGCGCGCAAAGATGGAATACAATGCTATTGGAGAGGGGAAGTAAATTATGATCCGGAAGACATAATTACGAAAAATGGGGTCGACGATAATTTTTTCATAATTCCGAAAGATATCGTGCAACAGAGTATCGGTGGTTGGATCGAGGTGCACTATGTGGTCGATGACATCCTCGGGGATGAATATGTATCTAACTCATTGCTCTTCCAGGTAACCGAAGAGTTACCTGCACCCACAGTTGATCAAGCAGTGGGAAATACTATTACTCTGGGACAGGTTCCGGCCAGTGGCGCAACCGTCACGATACCCGCTGGGGCCAAATTAAAAGAATCAGATGTAGTTACGCTTCGCTGGACAGGCACAGGTCCCACTGACTCGACCGAGGATATACACCAAGTCACTAATATTGAGTCTGGGCAGCCGCTGACATTAACAATAAAATATGATTATATCGCCGCCAGTAAGGGTGAACTGATTACTGTGGATTATATTATTAGGCGAGCTAATGGCGGGATGCAGTTCTTCTCACCGAAAAACAGCTATAACGTTGTTAGTGTCCCTGTTTCAGGAAAACTTAAGGTGATGGGTGCCAGAACCTCTCCTGGTGCCTCTTATAGTTTTGGTAATGTGAATTCCAAATATATTACCGCATTATCCTCTGATACAAATAAATATCTTGATGGTGCTGAATGGCAATACGCTGGGGATTCGAACTGGAAGCCGGGCGCTCGTTTTCGCGATGTTTCACCAGAACGTGTGTTACGAGTAAGAACGGCGAATGATAGCGTGACACTCTCCGCCTGCAATGTGGCGGGCAATGGGGTTACGGTAGATCCGGCGTTTGCTGTACGGCGCAACAATGGTCATATCATTGCTTGGGGAAGTGCTGCTTTGGGCGGAACAATATCATCCACGTTTTTAACACTCGATGACGTAGTTTTCGTCGCTGCCGCTGAAACGGCGTTTGCGGCGTTACGATCTACGGGCAATGTGGTCTCATGGGGACAGGCTCCGTATGGGGCTATCTCTGACTCTATTGCGAATTTAGGTGACATTACGCAAATAGCCGCCAGTGGCTTTGCTTTTGCTGCGCTACGTAAGAATGGTTCAGTTGTTGCCTGGGGAGGAGATGCTACTCTTGGCGGGGTAGTGCCAGGTGGGATTGCTTCTCTGACCAACATTACCAAAGTTGTTGGCGGGGAAAGGGGATTTGTTGCGTTCCTCAAAACTGGAGGGATCGTATCATGGGGCGCCTTGGCGTTACCTGCGGAGATTCAGCAATTCACCGATATTATCGATGTTCAGTCTGCGTTAGGTAGTTTTGTCGCACTGCGAAAAAATAACACTGTTGTTGGCTGGGGGAATGTTATACCTCAGATTATTGCAGCTAGAACCGATATTGTTGAACTAATGGCTTCAACCAATAACTCCTATGTTGCCAAATGCAGTAATGGGGCTTTGGTTGCATGGGGGGGATATGGTGGTGTTATTCCTGCGGATATCGTCGGGTTCACTGATATTGTTGACGTTGTCAGTACAGCGAATACGTATATTGCGTTAAGAAATAACGGAACGGTAGTGGCTTGGGGGAATGATACAACAGTCGTCAACGGAATAGCGGCGCAGGCTGCGATGCTAGATGATATCGTCCAGGTATGTGCCACCGGGAGCGCAGTTGCTGTACTTCGGAAAAATGGCATGGTTGTTACATGGGGGAATAGTGCTTATGGGGGAAATAGTATGTCGGTCCAATCTTTGTTAACGGATGTATGCGCGTTATATTCAACCTCGACAGCATTTCTGGCATTAACCAAGGATAACCGTGTTGTCACTTGGGGAGACCCAACCGGTGGGGGGACAGCAGCACAGTACAGCCATATATTGCTGAGCAGCTATCCTATGAGATGA